Proteins encoded by one window of Xiphias gladius isolate SHS-SW01 ecotype Sanya breed wild chromosome 15, ASM1685928v1, whole genome shotgun sequence:
- the LOC120799795 gene encoding E3 ubiquitin-protein ligase TRIM21-like, with translation MSAASNLQSEDHFLCSICLDVFTDPVSAPCGHNFCKNCIDKHWNIDGRCRCPMCKKVYKTRPELQINTFISEMVAQFRQSTQQKASSSSSSSSEQQAAKPAEVPCDICTGTKLKALRSCLVCLTSYCETHLEPHLTVSGLKRHQLIHPVENLEDRMCTKHDKPLELFCKTDQTYVCLMCSVLDHKTHEFVPLEEEYEGRKAELGKTEAEIQQMIRKRRLKIQEIKHSVKISKDDADREKAEGVQVFTALKESVDRGLNELMKEIEEKQKTTEKQAEVFIRDLEQEISELMKRSTEVEQLSRSEDHLHLLQNFPSLKAAPPTKDWTEVRVRLPSYRGTVVRTVAQLEKTLGKETKKLFEAELKRVQQYAVDVTLDPDTAHPGLILSDDGKEVNDGDVEKNLPDTPERFSSLCVLGKQSFSSGRFYYEVQVKGKTAWTLGVARESINRKGDITLSPDDGYWTIWLRNGNEYEANTDYLVCLSLKSRPEKVGVFVDYEEGLVSFYDVDTAALIYSFTGCSFTERLYPFFCPCNNDGGKNSTPLIICPVNQTA, from the coding sequence ATGTCTGCTGCCAGTAACCTGCAATCTGAAGATCATTTTCTGTGCTCCATCTGTCTGGATGTGTTCACTGATCCCGTCAGTGCACCATGTGGACACAACTTCTGCAAAAACTGCATAGACAAACACTGGAATATTGATGGCAGGTGCCGGTGTCCTATGTGTAAGAAGGTTTACAAAACAAGACCTGAACTTCAAATCAATACTTTCATCTCTGAGATGGTTGCTCAGTTCAGACAGTCAACTCAACAGaaagccagcagcagcagcagcagcagctcagagcaACAAGCTGCCAAACCAGCAGAAGTTCCCTGTGACATCTGCACTGGAACCAAACTGAAGGCCCTGAGGTCCTGCCTGGTGTGTCTGACCTCCTACTGTGAGACTCACCTGGAGCCTCATCTGACGGTGTCAGGCCTGAAAAGACATCAGCTGATCCACCCCGTGGAGAACCTGGAAGACAGGATGTGTACGAAGCACGATAAACCTCTGGAGCTGTTCTGTAAGACCGACCAGACATATGTCTGCTTGATGTGCTCTGTTTTAGATCACAAGACACATGAGTTTGTTCCTCTGgaagaagaatatgaaggaaggAAGGCAGAGCTGGGGAAGACTGAGGCTGAAATTCAGCAGATGATCCGGAAGAGACGACTGAAGATCCAGGAGATCAAACACTCAGTGAAGATCAGTAAAGAtgatgcagacagagagaaagcagaaggTGTTCAGGTCTTCACTGCTCTGAAGGAGTCTGTTGACAGAGGCCTGAACGAGCTCATGAAGGAGATcgaagagaaacagaaaacgaCAGAGAAACAGGCTGAAGTTTTCATCAGAGATCTGGAACAGGAAATCTCTGAGCTGATGAAGAGAAGCACTGAGGTGGAGCAGCTCTCACGCTCTGAagaccacctccacctcctccaaaACTTCCCATCCCTGAAAGCTGCTCCACCCACCAAGGACTGGACAGAGGTCAGAGTCCGTCTACCGTCATATCGGGGGACTGTGGTGAGAACTGTGGCTCAGCTGGAGAAGACGCTCGGTAAAGAGACGAAGAAGCTGTTTGAGGCTGAGCTGAAGAGGGTCCAGCAGTATGCAGTGGATGTGACTCTTGATCCTGATACAGCACATCCTGGTCTCATCCTTTCTGATGATGGGAAAGAAGTAAATGACGGTGACGTGGAGAAAAATCTCCCAGACACCCCAGAAagattttcttctctctgtgtcttaGGAAAGCAGAGTTTCTCCTCAGGCAGGTTTTACTACGAGGTTCAGGTTAAAGGAAAGACTGCCTGgactttaggagtggccagaGAGTCAATCAACAGGAAGGGAGACATCACACTGAGCCCTGACGATGGATACTGGACTATATGGTTGAGAAATGGTAATGAGTACGAAGCTAATACTGACTATctagtctgtctctctctgaagtCTCGGCCTGAGAAGGTGGGGGTGTTTGTGGATTATGAGGAAGGTCTGGTCTCCTTTTATGACGTAGATACTGCAGCTCTCATCTACTCCTTTACTGGCTGCTCCTTCACTGAGAGACTCTACCCGTTCTTCTGTCCCTGTAATAACGATGGTGGTAAAAACTCCACCCCTCTGATCATCTgtcctgtcaatcaaactgccTGA
- the tomm20b gene encoding mitochondrial import receptor subunit TOM20 homolog B, with the protein MMGGRTSAIAAGVCGALFVGYCIYFDRKRRSDPNFKNRLRERRRKQKVAKERAGLAKLPDLKDAEAVQKFFLEEIQLGEELLAQGDYEKGVDHLTNAIAVCGQPQQLLQVLQQTLPPPVFQMLLTKLPSISQRIVSAQSLSEDDIE; encoded by the exons ATGATGGGCGGTAGGACGAGCGCGATAGCCGCGGGGGTCTGCGGAGCTCTGTTCGTCGGTTACTGCATTTATTTCGACAGGAAAAGACGGAGTGACCCTAACTTCAAGAACAGACTGCGAGAAC GGAGGAGAAAGCAGAAGGTAGCCAAAGAGAGGGCAGGCCTGGCAAAG CTTCCTGACCTGAAGGACGCTGAAGCGGTGCAGAAGTTCTTCCTGGAGGAGATCCAGCTGGGGGAGGAGCTGCTGGCTCAGG GAGACTATGAGAAAGGTGTGGACCACCTGACCAACGCCATTGCGGTGTGCGGTCagcctcagcagctgctgcaggtccTGCAGCAGACTCTGCCGCCGCCCGTATTCCAGATGCTGCTCACCAAACTGCCCAGCATCAGCCAG CGCATCGTGAGCGCACAGAGTCTGAGTGAGGACGATATAGAATAG